One genomic window of Cricetulus griseus strain 17A/GY chromosome 3, alternate assembly CriGri-PICRH-1.0, whole genome shotgun sequence includes the following:
- the LOC100766198 gene encoding olfactory receptor 2AG1, giving the protein MEFWNSTLGSGFILVGILDDSGFPELLCATITALYTLALTSNGLLLLVITMDARLHVPMYFLLGQLSLMDLLLTSVITPKAIMDFLLKDNTISFGGCAFQMFLELALGGAEDLLLAFMAYDRYVAICHPLNYMIFMRPSVCWFMVATSWILASLMALVFTMYTMQYPFCKSRQIRHLFCEIPPLLKLACADTSSYELMVYLTGVSVLILPLAVILASYVRILFSVLHMPSNEGRKKALVTCSSHLIVVGMWYGGASFMYVLPSQFHSPKQDNVLSVFYTIVTPALNPLIYSLRNKEVTGALRRILGKHLLPTQSTF; this is encoded by the coding sequence ATGGAATTCTGGAACTCCACCTTGGGAAGTGGCTTCATCTTGGTGGGGATTCTGGATGACAGTGGATTTCCTGAACTGCTCTGTGCCACAATCACAGCCCTGTACACATTGGCTCTGACCAGCAATGGACTGCTGCTCCTGGTCATCACCATGGATGCCCGGCTCCATGTGCCCATGTATTTCTTGCTTGGGCAGCTCTCTCTAATGGACCTCCTCCTGACATCAGTCATCACTCCCAAGGCTATCATGGATTTTCTTCTCAAAGACAATACTATCTCCTTTGGAGGTTGTGCCTTTCAAATGTTTCTAGAACTGGCACTAGGTGGTGCAGAGGACCTCCTTCTGGCTTTTATGGCTTATGACAGGTATGTGGCCATTTGCCATCCTTTGAATTACATGATCTTCATGAGGCCAAGTGTCTGCTGGTTTATGGTAGCCACATCATGGATTCTGGCATCCCTGATGGCCCTAGTATTTACCATGTACACTATGCAGTATCCCTTCTGCAAATCTAGGCAGATCAGACACTTGTTCTGTGAGATCCCACCATTGCTGAAGCTGGCTTGTGCAGACACCTCCTCATATGAGCTCATGGTTTATTTGACAGGTGTTTCTGTGTTGATTCTCCCTCTTGCTGTTATCTTGGCCTCCTATGTGCGAATTCTTTTTAGTGTACTCCACATGCCCTCAaatgaaggcaggaagaaagcTCTAGTCACCTGTTCTTCCCACCTGATTGTGGTTGGAATGTGGTATGGGGGTGCTTCATTCATGTATGTTCTTCCCAGTCAATTCCATAGTCCCAAACAAGACAATGTCCTCTCTGTTTTCTATACTATTGTCACCCCGGCTCTGAATCCCCttatctacagcctgaggaataaGGAAGTCACTGGGGCTTTAAGGAGAATTCTTGGAAAACATTTGTTGCCAACACAATCTACTTTCTAG